ttgtatttaaattgaCAAATGGTACTTGTGTAAAACAATCAATTCTCTATGGCGGCACTGCAACAGGACATCAAAGGGGGACACTAgctgtaaatattaattcaaattttatttaaatattcaatttatattttatatattctttaATTTACAGAATGGTATTCATATATTAGTAGCTACACCTGGGCGTTTAAATGATTTTGTGGGTCGAGGATACGTATCATTTAAATCTTTGAGGTTCTTTGTGTTGGACGAAGCAGATAGAATGTTAGATATGGGTTTCAAGCCGGATATTGAGAAAATATTGAACCACGAAACAATGGTCGATGTTGTaagtataaattttataattatcaatgAATTTACTTagaattatttctttatttaaataatttgtattacacataatgtaaatgtattttaatttaatttgtagaaTACCAGACAAACACTTCTATTTTCTGCCACGTTAGCAGATGATATTCAAATGTTATCAAAAGCCTATTTAAAGCCAAACTATGTATTTGTCGCTGTTGGTGAAATTGGAGGAGCATGCAAAGATGTTAAACAAGAAATTAGAGAGGTCACcaagtttgaaaaaaagaaagaactaataaaagttttagattcattaggtttttattaatttatttcattatttctaaattattatttgtatatttcttGACTGTTAATATGTGGGTGTTATTCTTTAGGTGATTGTAAAGGAACCATGGTTTTTGTGGAACAGAAAAGAAATGCTGATTTTATTGCTGCGTTCTTAAGTGAAAAAGACTATCCTACGACTAGTATTCATGGTGATCGTGAACAACCAGAGAGAGAACAAGCATTAAGagattttaagaataatagaATGAAAATTTTGGTTGCCACTGCAGTTGCTGCTAGAGGCCTGGGTTTGTAAATTCTAAATCTTTTGttttgttcattaaatatattttttaattttttttcagatattaAAGGTGTTAATTGCGTCATTAATTTTGATATGCCTAGCTCTATTGATGAGTATGTCCATAGAATAGGCCGAACGGGAAGACTGGGTAATTCTGGTAGAGCAGTTTCGTTTTATGATAGCACTAGTGATAGTAACTTGTCATCGGAACTTGTTAGGATTCTAAAACAGgtctgtatattttaaaactttctaCTGGTGTActctaatatattgttggttttTAGGCTGAACAAGAAGTACCGTCATTTTTGGATGGTGCAGGTGGCGATTTCTATGGT
This genomic window from Metopolophium dirhodum isolate CAU chromosome 1, ASM1992520v1, whole genome shotgun sequence contains:
- the LOC132936159 gene encoding ATP-dependent RNA helicase vasa-like; protein product: MSDGGWDDESGSSNQRGRGRGGNRGGGRGRGSYNNRNNDDFDSASQGDSWGNGGGGASEWGNNDDGDRDGGSRGRGGRGGRGRGGRGGGRNMDRSNGDEDGGDGNDGNFGGDDGEAPINDKPRPTYIPPEIDENDVYGIGVGSNFNKYENIEVKVSGDNVPKHIESFKSSGLREVLIEKLVKCNYTTPTPIQKYCIPVIISGRDMMATAQTGSGKTAAFVLPIVHTLLSQPQDLVFDRDYCEPQCIIMSPTRELAIQIRDVVFKLTNGTCVKQSILYGGTATGHQRGTLANGIHILVATPGRLNDFVGRGYVSFKSLRFFVLDEADRMLDMGFKPDIEKILNHETMVDVNTRQTLLFSATLADDIQMLSKAYLKPNYVFVAVGEIGGACKDVKQEIREVTKFEKKKELIKVLDSLGDCKGTMVFVEQKRNADFIAAFLSEKDYPTTSIHGDREQPEREQALRDFKNNRMKILVATAVAARGLDIKGVNCVINFDMPSSIDEYVHRIGRTGRLGNSGRAVSFYDSTSDSNLSSELVRILKQAEQEVPSFLDGAGGDFYGGSSNECSDVRVTTQAADDDGW